AAGTACGAGATGCGTTTCAGCACCCACAGCAAGGAAGGCCTTGGCAAGAAGTACGTCGACGAGCCAGAGTTGTGGATTAAGACTGAGGACATGGTGCGCGAAGTCCTTAAGACCAGTGGCATCAATTTCGTCGAGGTCGCGAACGAAGCTGCGTTCTACGGCCCGAAGATCGACGTGCAGGTCTGGAGCGCCATCGGCCGCGAATTCACCATTGCGACCAATCAGGTGGACTTCGCCGTACCGAAACGCTTCGGCCTCGTGTACAAGGACCGCGACAACACTGAAAAGACCCCGCTCTGCATTCATCGCGCGCCGCTCGGCACGCACGAGCGCTTCATCGGCTTCCTCATCGAACATTACGCCGGCAACTTCCCGCTCTGGCTCGCGCCCGAACAGGTTCGCGTCCTCACCATCGGCGAAGACGCCCCATTGGTGGAATACGCCAAGGGCATCGTCAACGAACTCCGCGTTAACATGGTTCGTGTCGAGGGCGATTACAGCAACGACAATATCAAAGGCAAGATTGCCGATGCGGAAGAGGCGAAGGTTCACACCATGCTCGTTATTGGCGGTCGCGACATGGAAGCCGGTGCCGTCAGCGTGCGCCTCCACGGCAAAGGCAACCTTGGCGCCAAGCCCAAGGCGGAAGTTATCGCGGATATTTTGCAATCAATCAAAGAGCGACGCGGGTAGCTGGTTCCTGACAAACGGAGGTACGGCAACATGAATCGAAGGACAATGATGTGGTTCGCGTCGCTGCTGTTTCTGGCCGTAATCGCCGCACCCGCGCAAGCGGCCGACTCGATCCTCAAGGTTGGCGATCCGGCGCCGAAACTCCAAACCGGCAAATGGGTGCAGGGCGATCCCGTGAAGCAGCTCGCGACAGGGACGACCTATATTGTCGAATTCTGGGCCACCTGGTGCGGCCCGTGCCGTTCCTCGATCCCGCACCTGAACGAGATTTACAACAAGTACAAGGACAAGGGCCTGGTTGTCATCGGCCAAGATAGCTGGGAACGCGACGAGAGCCTCGTGGCGCCGTTTATCAAGAGTATGGGCAATAAAATGACCTACCGCATTGCCCTCGACGACAAGACGGGGAGCGACAAGGGCAAGATGGCCGAGACATGGATGGACGCTGCCGGGCAAAGCGGCATCCCGGCGGCATTCCTGGTCAATCCAAACGGCCTCATTGCCTGGATCGGACATCCCATGACGCTGCCGGAGAAAACAATCGAAGACGTCCTCGCGGGCAAATTCGATATATCGAAGGCCGCGAAGGAATACGCGGAGACGAAGAGAACCGAGTCGCAGTTGCGCCCCTTACGGATGGCAATCAGCCAGGCGATATACACAAAGGACTGGGACACGGCGCAGGCCAAGCTGGACGAAGAGAAGAAGTTATTGTCTGAAGACCAGCGAGCCAAAGAGGACTTCACGCAATACAGCATCCTGGTCGGCAAGAAAGACCATGCTGGCGCGGCCAAGCTGGCTGCCACCATGAAAACGACCCACAAGGATGACCCGAAATTGCAGGACGAATTGGATATGACGCGGCTCAACATCCTGTTTCTCATTAAGGACTACCCCGGGGCGTACACACTGGCCGCGCAAATGAGCGAGACGCACCAGGACGATGCCGACCTGCAAAATAATCTGGCCTGGCGCCTCGCAACCGATAAGGGCATTGAGCAACGCGACCTGGCCCTGGCGGAGATCATCGCTACGCGCGCCAACGAAGCGTCCAAGGGCGAGAGCGTCCCCGTCCTCAACACGCTGGGCCGGGTATTGTTCATGGAAGGCAAGAAAGAGAAGGCCATCGAATTCCAACAAAAAGCCGTGGACCTCGCGGATGGTCCCGAGAAGGCCTATCTGCAGGAGCAGCTCGAGAGCTACAAGCAAGGCGAACTGCCCGGGGCGGATTGAGCCGGTCTGGCTCATCCCACAGCATTCTCCCATGAGGTGTGCAGGTCGGTAGTCGCTGCTCGGATCGCGAAACCCCCCACAATTCCAAGGACATTATGAATGCGAAGACGATTTTCTGTTCGATGGCATTGGTCGCCCTCAGTACGGGGCTTTCGGCCCAGACGCCGACGAACGCGGCAGCTACACTCGCTGATCAGCCAAAGCTGAAGTCCGCCATTTATGATTGGGAGAAGATGCAGCCCACGCCGGTATCGAACGGCGTGCGGCGCGTGGTGTTCGACGGGCCGACCGCGACCCTCGATAAGATCAATTGCCACATCACCACGCTGAATCCCGGCGAACAGAGCGGCGAACCTCGTCTGCACGTGCAGGAAGAGGTCATCATCGTCAAGGAAGGCACAATCGAAGCGACGTATGACGGCTACTCCGAAACCATCGGGCCGGGTTCGGTCATCTTTTTCGCCTCGCACGCCACCACGCGCCTACGCAACCGCGGCAACCTCCCGGCCACCTACACGGTCATCTATTACTACACGCCGTTGACACCGAAGAAGTGACCGAGCTTGACGTCGCTTGTTGCCTGTGGGTGCCGGACAAACAAAGGACATGCAGGTAACAAAGTGGTAACATGGCTTCGGCAAGCTGGGAGGCATGAAAACTATAACTGTTTTATGTACCTTGTTCGCGATCTCCGTTTTGAACGTCTCCGCCGCGATCTACGCACAGTCGTCGCCGGCCGCACCGGAGTCTCCTTCCGAGTTGCTTGAGAAGGGGATCTATAACCAGGACACCAAGGGTGACCTTGATTCAGCGATTGCGATCTATCAACAACTGATCGCGGAATCCAACAACAACCATCAAATCGCGGCACACGCGCAGTTCCGCCTTGGCCAATGCTATCTGAAGAAAAATCAACCCGCGGAGGCGACGGCGGCGTTTGAGAAATTGATTCACGATTTTCCGAACGAGAAGACACTCATCGCCCAGGCCCGTGAGTATCTCCCTGGCAACCTCACCCTCGGGCCAATTCCCTGGGTCGATGGTGAGCGGATGCAGCTGAATATCTCGCTGGCGTCTGGCGCTGATATTGGAACGGGCGAGTATCGCGCTGATCTTGTCCAACCGGCCAATGGAGGCAAGATTTGGCGAGTTGGTTGTCGCATGATGGCCGGGCCGCAATCCGTCAGCAGTGTCGATGTGGATGCCGAGACCTTTCGCCCCCTCACCAGCCATTGGAAGCATTCGCTCTTGGGCGAGGTGACCGCGACCTACAAACCCGGCGAGGTTGATATTCAACGTGTCGGCAAGTCCCGAGCTGATGTGGTTGCCGTTGACAGTTCTGTTTATGACAACGAAGAAGCTGTACACATGATGCGTCGGCTTCCGTTGCAAGTTGGTTATAAGACAACACTCCCGGTGCTCCCGACTCTGGGAGCCGCAACTACACTTTCCATTGGCCTCGAAGTGCAGGGAAAGGAGACCGTCGAAGTACCAGCGGGGAAATTCGATTGTTTCATCGTGCACCTCAGCTTGGTGAACCAAACCTTCTGGTTTTCGGCTGACGCGCATCGCTATCTGGTGAAATTCGAGGCGGGCCCCGTTACGGCGCAGCTTACCTCAATCACTCAGCGCAAAGCCGGCGAGCCGGTGAAGTTTCATGACAATGAAACCGGAGTGTCGTTCACGGCTCCAGCGGACTGGGTTGTATGGCGCGCCCAGCACGGCCAGCCAGAAGGACAAGTGCTGATTCGCGCGCTAGACCCGAATGCGGACACGACCGATGGCGGGATTCGTTTGTTTGCGACCGACACGTTGTCGAATAAAGCGAGGCAGTCGGCGCGGACTTGGATGGAGGAGTATTTGCAAACTCTCAAAAACGTCCGGGTTCGTCCCGATAGTTGGAAGGACTTGACGATCGATGGGCGGCCTGCCGTGAGTAGCGTGGCGGATTACACTGAGGGCGGCAAATCGCATGTGTACTACATGGTGTGTGTTTTAGGCTCGAAGAATTCCGAATGGTTTGTGATTGCGAGCGCTCCAGACAAGTTTGATGCGCTCAAATCACAGTTTGACACGATCGTCGCCAGCTACCGAACGAAGTGAATAGACAACGATTCCATCTGTTCCACCGCCGCATGGGCCGGGACGTTCGTGCCTGGCCCATGCTGGCATCGTTGGCGCTCGTTATGGTCGTCGCCGTTGGATGCGTATTGTGGTTTATGCGCGAGGCAATGCGGAACGAGCGGATGGCCGTGCGCGAGAAACTGGTCGAAGCGTATCGGAGCCAATTGACGCTCGTGCAGGCACAGACCGAGGCGCGCTGGAACGAACGGCTGGGGCAGCTGGGCTACGGCCGGCCTGCGCCAAACCAGTTTGACCGTTGCGTGCGCAGTGATCTGGCAGACAGCGTGATTTGCCTCGATGAACGGGGGCGCCCAGCCTATCCGCGGCTGACATCGGCGGACGATGAGGCGCTGCGGAATGTGGAGGCGAACGCGGAACTGCTCAAGCTCGAATCACCGACTCCTCATATGTCCCCGCCATACATCCAACTCATGGGGGGACTACGCGCCCGGGTGAGCAACTATTCGGGAGACGGGATGCCGTCGGCGCAACGTCGGTTCATCATGCACGAACTGCAAAGGCTCGATCCGAATTGGGAATTTCCGACCCTGGCTGCTGAGGAACTGGCCGCACGCTATCTGGATGCGGGACTGGCGGATAGCACTGGCGAACCAGTATTGCGTGCAACCAAGCTACCTGGCGTTTGGTCGGTCTCCTCGCGGCTGGAGCCGCGGGTGCTGGCATTGTTTACGACGGGAGGTCTGCGCCGGCGGTTGGGCGGCACCGTACGCGATTCAAGCTCTTCGTTACCGAGGGGCGTGCGTATCGTGGTCAGCGCTCCTGGGGAAGATACGATGAGCGACTCAACGATCGCAACCATGCCAATTGGCCAGGGTCTGCCCGGCTGGCGGCTCACGCTATCGCTTGATAATGACGCGCTGTTCGACACCGAGGCGGAGCGCCGCGTTGCGCGCTATCTCGTCATCGGCAGTTGCGTGATTGCCGCGATGCTCGTGCTGGCAATTTTCATGGCGCGGGGCTTCGGACGACAGGTGCAGTTGGCCCGGTTGAAGAACGATCTGGTTGCCACGGTTTCCCACGAACTTAAAACTCCGCTCACCGCGATGCGC
This is a stretch of genomic DNA from Verrucomicrobiia bacterium. It encodes these proteins:
- a CDS encoding DUF3108 domain-containing protein, whose protein sequence is MKTITVLCTLFAISVLNVSAAIYAQSSPAAPESPSELLEKGIYNQDTKGDLDSAIAIYQQLIAESNNNHQIAAHAQFRLGQCYLKKNQPAEATAAFEKLIHDFPNEKTLIAQAREYLPGNLTLGPIPWVDGERMQLNISLASGADIGTGEYRADLVQPANGGKIWRVGCRMMAGPQSVSSVDVDAETFRPLTSHWKHSLLGEVTATYKPGEVDIQRVGKSRADVVAVDSSVYDNEEAVHMMRRLPLQVGYKTTLPVLPTLGAATTLSIGLEVQGKETVEVPAGKFDCFIVHLSLVNQTFWFSADAHRYLVKFEAGPVTAQLTSITQRKAGEPVKFHDNETGVSFTAPADWVVWRAQHGQPEGQVLIRALDPNADTTDGGIRLFATDTLSNKARQSARTWMEEYLQTLKNVRVRPDSWKDLTIDGRPAVSSVADYTEGGKSHVYYMVCVLGSKNSEWFVIASAPDKFDALKSQFDTIVASYRTK
- a CDS encoding redoxin family protein, which produces MNRRTMMWFASLLFLAVIAAPAQAADSILKVGDPAPKLQTGKWVQGDPVKQLATGTTYIVEFWATWCGPCRSSIPHLNEIYNKYKDKGLVVIGQDSWERDESLVAPFIKSMGNKMTYRIALDDKTGSDKGKMAETWMDAAGQSGIPAAFLVNPNGLIAWIGHPMTLPEKTIEDVLAGKFDISKAAKEYAETKRTESQLRPLRMAISQAIYTKDWDTAQAKLDEEKKLLSEDQRAKEDFTQYSILVGKKDHAGAAKLAATMKTTHKDDPKLQDELDMTRLNILFLIKDYPGAYTLAAQMSETHQDDADLQNNLAWRLATDKGIEQRDLALAEIIATRANEASKGESVPVLNTLGRVLFMEGKKEKAIEFQQKAVDLADGPEKAYLQEQLESYKQGELPGAD
- a CDS encoding cupin domain-containing protein, yielding MNAKTIFCSMALVALSTGLSAQTPTNAAATLADQPKLKSAIYDWEKMQPTPVSNGVRRVVFDGPTATLDKINCHITTLNPGEQSGEPRLHVQEEVIIVKEGTIEATYDGYSETIGPGSVIFFASHATTRLRNRGNLPATYTVIYYYTPLTPKK
- a CDS encoding ATP-binding protein; this encodes MNRQRFHLFHRRMGRDVRAWPMLASLALVMVVAVGCVLWFMREAMRNERMAVREKLVEAYRSQLTLVQAQTEARWNERLGQLGYGRPAPNQFDRCVRSDLADSVICLDERGRPAYPRLTSADDEALRNVEANAELLKLESPTPHMSPPYIQLMGGLRARVSNYSGDGMPSAQRRFIMHELQRLDPNWEFPTLAAEELAARYLDAGLADSTGEPVLRATKLPGVWSVSSRLEPRVLALFTTGGLRRRLGGTVRDSSSSLPRGVRIVVSAPGEDTMSDSTIATMPIGQGLPGWRLTLSLDNDALFDTEAERRVARYLVIGSCVIAAMLVLAIFMARGFGRQVQLARLKNDLVATVSHELKTPLTAMRALVDTLLDAQRFDEKMTREYLKLLATENARLSRLIDNFLTFSRLERNKFTFEFTRVRPQQIVEGAVTALGERAQAPGCMLESHTAVDLPSIRGDVDALVTALLNLLDNAWKYSGDEKHIVLRTEARNGSVCFAVEDNGIGLTPRESKRVFHRFYQTDQGLSRSVGGCGLGLSIVQSIVEAHHGSVRVESEPGRGSTFTIEIPAIADGAS